Genomic window (Palaemon carinicauda isolate YSFRI2023 chromosome 42, ASM3689809v2, whole genome shotgun sequence):
ccaacactttgcaaccttcattcactctctgacgtaaatctgcttccactccaccatttgctgcaacaacagaccccaagtacttaaactgatccacctcttcaagtaactctccattcaacatgaaattcaaccttgcaccaccttcccttctcgtacatctcataaccttactcttacccacattaactctcaacttccttctctcacacactcttccaaattctatcactaatcggccaagcttctcttctgtgtctgcaaccagtacagtatcatccgcaaacaacaactgatttacctcccattcatggtcattctcgtctaccagttttaatcctcgtccaagcactcgagcattcacctctctcacacacaccaacaacatacaagttatacaaccacggcgacatcacacatccctgtctcagccccactcccaccggaaaaccaatcactcacttcatttcctatcgtaaacacatgctttactacctttgtagaaacttttcactgcttgcaacaaccttccaccaactccatataacctcatcacattccacattgcttccctatcaactctatcatagcctacgctttctccagatccataaacgcaacatacacctccttaccttttgctaaatatttctcgcatatctaccatactgtaaaaatctgattcatacaacccctacctcttctaaaaccaccctgtacttctaagattgcattctctgttttatccttgatcctattaatcattactctaccatacactttccaactacgcttaacaaactaatacctcttgaattacaacactcatgcacatctcccttacccttatatagtggtacaatacatgcacaaaaccaatctaatggtaccattgacaacacaaaacacatattaaacaaattcaccaaccattcaagtacagtcacacccccttccttcaacatctcagctctcacaccatccataccagacgcttttcctactctcgtttcatctagtgctctcctcacttcatctattgtaatctctctctcattctcatctcccatcgctggcacctcaaaacctgcaacagcaattatatctgcctccctattatcctcaacattcagtaaactttcaaaatattccgcccatcttttccttgcctcctctccttttaacaaccttccatttccatctttcactgtctcttcaatttttgagccaaccttccttactctcttcacttctttccaaaacttcttcttattctcttcatatgaatgacccagtccctgaccccacctcaggtcagctgccctctttgcctcacgtaccttgcgctttacttccaaatttttctcgttatatttttcatacttctctatactattactctgcagccattcttcaaaagccctatttttctcttccacttttaccttcactccttcattccaccattcactgcccttcctcatgctgcctccaacaaccttcttgccacacatatcacttgtaatcccaatagaaatttcttttactaacttccactcctctaaattgccagtttctcttactttcacttcgtcatatgtcattttcaaccttccctgatatttactttttaccccaggttttattagctcttcaaccctcactagctcccttttacatccacctactctattcccccactcttttgctacaactaattttccttccatcaaaaaatgatcagacataccgttagccatacccctaaacacgtgcacgtctttcaatcttctaaacattcttttagttatcaacacataatccattaatatatatatatatatatatatgtatatatatacatatatatttatatatatacatatatatttatatatatatatatatatacacatatatatttatatatacatatatatatatatatatatatacatatatatttatatatatacttatatatttatttatatatatatatatatatatatgtatatacatatatatatttatatatatacctatatatttatttatacacacacacacacacatatatatatatatatatatatttaaaatgttaaGGCCGAAAAAGATTTACCACTAAAAACACACATAAAGAAATAAAACGccggaaataaaacaaaataaggtTACCTCTATAATATTCTCCTTTAAAAGAAAAGATTTTCCTCATGATAAAATCAATAACGACATTGATGAAAATACGTTTTGATCCAAAAACAGGGTCGTAAAATCTCCCATTTATTGATTATAGATATCCAATACAATTGGTATTTTCATGGCGGAGGTTATAATCAAAATATGAAGTCtttttatggataaaaaaaaaaaaaaaaaaaaaaaaaaaacagaaagataaaTGGGAACTGCAGAACGCCTAATAAATCAAAGGGAttgtaaaaacagagagagagagagagagagagagagagagagagagagagagagaatgttcaaacgAATAAGTTTGGTGTAGAAATAGATTCAAAATTGAATAtagtattattgagagagagagagagagagagagagagagagagagatatttaatgtAGAAATACATTGAAAATTGAacatagtaatgagagagagagagagagagagagagagagagagagatttaatgtagCAATACATTAAATCAAAATGACAGAAACACACTAAATAAGGATTTTTTGTTGTTGAATTTACAAAAAAACAAAGTGACAACCAcagaaattttgaaaagaaaatctaTAATAATTCAATGCAACACCACAATGGAAACGGCCACAGGTTTGGATTTGGTagcaaattaaagaaataaaagctGGTTGGATTATAGAGTAATTTAACAAAAGTGAAAAATATTCTAATGCTGAAAAAATGAGAATGAATAAGCAAAATGAGTAATACGAGATTTCGGAGTGCCACCATATAAGATTGTAAATATTTCACCAAAGTCTACGGACTACACTCTCTGTGCTTCACATGTTGACCGTGATTGAatctaatgaataattaaaatcacTTCTAGTTAGGTCATTTCTGACATATGAAATGTTCATAAATATTAATGATTAACTTATGAGTTTGGCTAGggacaaacaaagaaataaacaaacataggtgaaaacataacctccttggctaGGGTAATAAGTAAGGGAAAACTAAGACATAgtctttaaaattgaaataaagtttGAAAGCCAAAatagtccttcaaaaagaaggcaaccgtacaTAGcccataagaaaataataaaaaattacgttaatagaaaaaatatagtatttttcgGTCGCCTAAAAAATCTCGGGAAATCTAacctaacaaataaataaaaatataaaactaaataatactaaataacaaaaagataaataacaaatgTTAGATAATTCAGAATTATTGGATTATTTATCACAATACTAAAAATAGTTAATGAATAAAAGGCGAGAATAAATAgacatatttaaaaggaacatttgaataagcaaactaaaaataaaaaaaaacctgattatCACAAATAAGACTAAATTGAAATAacataaatattatgataaaaggaTGAAAAATTAGCTCCACTATTAGATATCACAGTCTTAAAAAAATTGTGAAGCAACAAAaaaatatcacattattattattattattattattattattattattattattattattattattattattattattattattacttgctaagccacaatcctagatggaaaagcaggttgctataagcccatggcctccaacaggaaaatagcccggtgaggaaaataaaaaaggaaaaatagaatattttaagatgcaATTGCAGAAATACTTGAgttagaggggcactcattagaatGTAggcctccgctgcggcagcttatttcccgatatacttttccaactagggtttgtagcttagctaacaacaacaataataataataataataataataataataataataataataataataataataataataataataataataataataataataataataataacttgaattttATCATTCATCCGAAGTTTAAAGTCTTCGAGTAGAACTAAGATCGTGgagtaatatataattaaaaaatcctTCACTAAAATGCATTTTTCAATTATGTAACTCATCTCAATAATTCATTTATCGCGAGAAAGGCAAGAccaattaaaactattttttttccatcGTCGGAAACTTCCAGATGGATAAGAAAAAGTTTGCAGGATATTAGTATGAGTTACAATGGACTTTCTCTCCTCATCTCCTGCATTTGGATGTTTTTAAAGATTGATAATAAGAATATCTGATTAAGCACTGATATAAATTCTTCGAAATCTTCAGAAGGATTCTCATAAAATATGGGACTTTAATTCAACAAGATTAAATAAGATTCAGATTTTATTTACTCTTGTTCAATTAAAGTCCCATATTTTATGAGAATCCTTCTGAAGATTTCGAAGGATATACATGAATGCTTAAACAGATCTTATTTACTCTTGTTGAATTAAAGTCCCATATATTATGTGAATCCTTCATAAGGATTCTCATAAAATATGGGACTTTAATTCACCAAGAGTAAATAAGATCTGCTTAAACACTGATATAAATCCTTCGAAATCTTCATAAGGATTCTCATAGAATATGGGACTTTAATTCACCAAGAGTAAATAAGATCTTATtaagcaaaatcaaaccattgttttctagttttcggtagtgccatagcctctgcaccatggtctttccactgtcttgggttagagttctcttgcttgagggctcacttgggtacaatattctatctaatttctcttcctcttattttgttaaagtttctatagtttatataggaaatgtttattttaatgttactgttcttgaaatattaaatttttccttgtttcctttcctcactgggctatgtttccctgttggagcccttggacttatagcatcctgcttttacaactagggttgtagcttagcaaataataataataataataataataataataataataataataataataataataataataataataataataataataatgtatatcctTTGAAATCTTCATAAGGATTCTCATAAAATATGAGACTTTAATTCCCCAAGAGTAAATAAGAAGATCTTATTAAGCACTCGTATATATATCCTTCGAAATTTTCATAAGGATTCTATCAAAATATGAGACTATAATTCACCAGTAAATATTTAAGTAACTACTGCAAATGTTAAGAGGgacatgtaaatgttttttttatcatagtttatttttcttaaaaacccTTATAACCATAATCGAGCAAATGTTTTCTTGTTGAATAATTGCTTTCATAATATACGTTTGGTCTGTACACGTCTGCAAGGTGAGGTTTGTAAAGATGAATATCGATAAGTTGAGGTCTGTTACGGTGAAGATTGATAAGTTGAGGTCTGTTAAAGTGAAGATTGATAAATTGAGGTCTGTTAAGGAAGAGATTGATAAGTTGAGGTCTGTAATGGTGAAGATTGATAAGTTGAGGTCTGTTAAGGTGAAGATTGATAAGTTGAGGTCTGTTAAAGTGAAGATTGATAAGTTAAGGTCTGTTAGGGTGAAGATTGATAAGTTGATGTCTGTTAAGGTAAAGATTAATAAGTTGGGGTCTGTTAAAGTGAAGATTGATAAGTTAAGGTCTGTTAAGGTGAAGATTGATAAGTTGAGGTCTGTTAAGGGAGAAATTGATAAGTTGAGGTCTGTTACGGTGAAGATTGATAATTTGAGGTCTGTTAAGGTGAAGATTGATAAGTTGAGGTCTGTTAAGGGAGAAATTGATAAGTTGAGGTCTGTTAAGGGAGAAATTGATAAGTTGAGGTCTGTTACGGTGAAGATTGATAAGTTGAGGTCTGTGAAAGGAGAAATTGATAAGTTGAGGTCTGTTAAGGGAGAGATTGATAAGTTGAGGTCTGTTACAGTGAAGATTGATAAGTTGAGGTCTATAAAGGTGAAGATTGATAAGTTGAGGTCTGTTAAGGGAGAGATTGATAAGTTGAGGTCTGTTAAGGTTGAGATTGATAAGTTGAGGTCTGTTAAAGTGAAGATTGATAAGTTGAGGTCTGTTAAGGTGAAGATTGATAAGTTGAGGTCTTTCAAAGTGAAGATTGATAAGTTGAGGTCTGTTAGAGTGAAGATTGATAAGTTGAGGTCTGTTAAAGTGAAGATTGATAAGTTGAGGTCTGTTAAGGTGAAGATTGATAAGTTGATGTCTGTTCAGGTAAAGATTGATAAGTTGAGGTCTGTTAAAGAGAAGATTGATAAGTTGAGGTCTGTTAAGGTAAATATTGATAAGTTGAGGTCTATTAAAGTGAAGATTGATAAGTTGAGGTCTGTTAAGGTGAAGATTGATAAGTTGAGATCTGTTAAAGAAAAGATTGATAAGTTGAGGTCTGTTAAGGTGAAGATTGATAAGTTGAGGTCTGTTAAAGTGAAGATTGATAAGTTGAGATCTGTTAAAGAGAAGATTGATAAGTTGAGGTTTGTTAAGGTGAAGATTGATACGTTGAGGTCTGTTAAGGTAAAGATTGATAAGTTGAGGTCTGATAAAGTGAAGATTgataagttgaggtctgttgagctTTGATCTTTACTTACATAATCTCTATCTTATAAGTAGACATCGGTTAAGTCAAGGGGAGGATGTTATAAGTTAAGGTTTGTTAAGTTGATGTCCCTTAAGTTGCAGGCTTTTTAGTTGATGTCTGCTAGGTTGATATCTTAAGATGAGGTGCCTTAGTTAAGGGCTGTTTAGTTGAGATCTGTTTAGTAGATGTCTGTTGAGTTGAAGTCTGTTGAGTTGAGGCTGTCTTATAATTCAATGTCTGCTAGACTGATGTCTTAAGATGAGGTCCCTCAAGTTGAGGGCTGTTTAGTTGTGGTCTATTTAGTAGATGTAAGTTTAGTAGATGTCTGTTGAGTTGAGGCTGTCTTATAACTTAATGTCTGCTAGGTTGATGTCTTAAGATGAGTTCTACTTAAGGGCTGTTTAGTAGATGTCTGTTTAGTACATGTCTGTTGAGTTGAAGTCTGTTCAGTTGAGGCTGTCGTA
Coding sequences:
- the LOC137633087 gene encoding myosin heavy chain, clone 203-like; protein product: MNIDKLRSVTVKIDKLRSVKVKIDKLRSVKEEIDKLRSVMVKIDKLRSVKVKIDKLRSVKVKIDKLRSVRVKIDKLMSVKVKINKLGSVKVKIDKLRSVKVKIDKLRSVKGEIDKLRSVTVKIDNLRSVKVKIDKLRSVKGEIDKLRSVKGEIDKLRSVTVKIDKLRSVKGEIDKLRSVKGEIDKLRSVTVKIDKLRSIKVKIDKLRSVKGEIDKLRSVKVEIDKLRSVKVKIDKLRSVKVKIDKLRSFKVKIDKLRSVRVKIDKLRSVKVKIDKLRSVKVKIDKLMSVQVKIDKLRSVKEKIDKLRSVKVNIDKLRSIKVKIDKLRSVKVKIDKLRSVKEKIDKLRSVKVKIDKLRSVKVKIDKLRSVKEKIDKLRFVKVKIDTLRSVKVKIDKLRSDKVKIDKLRSVEL